A stretch of the uncultured Trichococcus sp. genome encodes the following:
- a CDS encoding zinc ribbon domain-containing protein, with amino-acid sequence MNFCPECGNKLNDGARFCQECGFKIEYGNTGNFRGHANNLTSEEYIQKTLYQSNEKGIDISPFKDEKKLVSAANAIAKDVNPTTIIGTIDTSLLSNGKTGAVFTGTHLYMKESFGQSRIIPFEGMTAIKFKLDRTIDEKNKVKETKVLKVFYENNNEIEVTSDEFSDVLPLELISKILEGICTEVEKVESKNQIYKLESLDPKIISLYFRIIIAYLRLDDNVVDTAEYKELVTLMTKVKVSKQIADTIRSYRFSEKTEDIDTLILDLKVELEKAQISHPVVFQALCMDIVSMNKEVLTDWESSDSIKLIIEKLNVSEKLVEYKVREIQQFERIYTEKVDDNTIKNMATELGALATGAGISMGALAITGAVTGFGASLTGGLMSLAFASGGALFGAAAVAASAYGAYRGVKYFAGTDELEKYSIKQKALSDKITSLKAANTFILDDFNYLMNTINELTIKIMKHQQLNKSIVSKSGELIKEKNNYIEELTNQLQGFVSRGQSVAESGQIIEKDQERMELEQCLTTLPEELDLDKFNELIVSNLHKVDYAELIHMTYLDDGEGKLILDKNQDLEQLQKVSMVLVSIKYFETGSSSLAQGKVLAKKGFNSIKSLFNEA; translated from the coding sequence ATGAATTTTTGTCCAGAATGCGGTAACAAATTGAATGACGGTGCGAGATTTTGTCAGGAATGTGGTTTTAAAATTGAGTATGGTAATACTGGCAATTTTCGTGGACATGCTAACAATCTAACTTCGGAAGAATATATTCAAAAGACACTCTATCAATCTAATGAAAAGGGCATTGACATTTCTCCATTTAAGGATGAAAAAAAATTAGTTTCAGCAGCCAATGCAATCGCAAAAGATGTTAATCCTACAACGATAATTGGGACAATAGATACCTCCCTACTTTCTAATGGTAAAACAGGTGCGGTATTTACAGGAACGCACTTGTATATGAAAGAAAGCTTTGGGCAATCCCGCATTATTCCTTTTGAAGGAATGACTGCCATAAAATTTAAACTGGATAGAACAATAGACGAGAAAAATAAAGTGAAAGAGACTAAAGTTCTGAAAGTTTTTTATGAAAATAATAACGAAATTGAAGTGACATCGGACGAGTTCAGTGATGTCTTACCTTTAGAATTAATCTCAAAAATTTTGGAAGGAATTTGTACCGAAGTAGAAAAAGTTGAATCGAAAAATCAAATATATAAACTAGAAAGTCTCGACCCGAAAATTATTTCTTTGTATTTTAGGATTATTATCGCTTATTTAAGGCTCGACGATAACGTCGTGGATACAGCAGAATATAAAGAATTAGTTACGTTAATGACTAAAGTTAAGGTATCTAAACAAATAGCGGACACAATTAGAAGCTATCGTTTCTCTGAAAAAACTGAAGATATTGATACGTTGATATTAGACTTAAAAGTTGAATTAGAGAAAGCTCAAATCTCCCATCCGGTGGTTTTTCAAGCGCTGTGTATGGATATAGTATCAATGAATAAAGAAGTGTTAACTGATTGGGAATCATCGGATTCCATTAAATTGATTATTGAAAAATTAAATGTAAGCGAAAAGTTAGTTGAATATAAAGTGAGAGAGATTCAGCAATTTGAAAGAATATACACTGAAAAAGTAGATGACAATACTATCAAGAATATGGCTACCGAGTTGGGTGCTTTAGCTACTGGAGCAGGAATTTCGATGGGGGCATTAGCCATTACTGGTGCAGTAACAGGGTTTGGAGCAAGCCTTACAGGAGGTCTGATGTCTCTCGCTTTTGCTTCTGGTGGTGCTTTATTCGGTGCAGCTGCAGTAGCTGCTAGTGCATATGGGGCTTATAGGGGTGTAAAATACTTTGCAGGCACTGATGAGTTGGAGAAATATAGCATTAAACAAAAAGCGTTGTCTGATAAAATTACTAGTCTTAAGGCTGCAAACACATTTATCCTTGATGATTTTAATTATCTAATGAACACTATTAATGAACTAACGATAAAAATAATGAAGCATCAGCAATTAAATAAATCAATCGTTAGTAAAAGTGGAGAGTTAATAAAAGAAAAAAATAATTACATTGAAGAATTAACCAATCAACTACAAGGATTTGTATCTAGAGGACAAAGTGTCGCAGAATCCGGCCAGATAATCGAAAAAGACCAAGAACGAATGGAACTTGAACAATGTTTAACTACCTTGCCAGAAGAACTAGATTTAGATAAATTCAATGAGTTAATAGTCTCAAATCTCCACAAAGTAGATTATGCTGAATTGATTCATATGACGTATCTTGATGATGGCGAAGGTAAGCTTATACTGGACAAAAACCAAGATTTAGAACAATTACAAAAAGTTTCCATGGTTTTAGTAAGTATCAAATACTTTGAAACGGGTTCATCTAGCTTGGCCCAAGGTAAAGTACTAGCTAAAAAAGGGTTTAATTCAATTAAATCTTTATTTAATGAGGCGTGA
- a CDS encoding IS1634 family transposase gives MSLVYVTNKKNGTTYVYESTNYWDKEKKQSRSKRVCIGKLDEAGNLVPSKRLAMPPALAPAKQGPIPSTVMKRSFYGATYLFDKIGKLLGITADLKVCFPESYKQILSIAYFLILEDRNTMLRFPKWDRTHSHPYGSCIPSQRSSDLFASVTEEAKNRFFSLQAKRRTENEYWAYDTTSVSSYSEALKQVKYGINKDHDPLAQINLALLFGEESGLPFYYRKLAGNISDVKTVKHLLADLGNLGFSKVKLVMDRGFYSKENIDALYQNHLKFLMATKVSLKYVQEELNKVRDNIRTRANYNASYQLYSHTATIDWEYSQKRPYKGDVIEGKRRMYLHLYFSGEKALEHENRFNALLDRLEAELVSGNRKAEHEKQYAKYFEITSTPKRGTKVTPKQKAITQAEKDYGFFALISNEIKDPIAALDLYRNKDIVEKAFGNLKERLNLRRTAVSSESSLEGKLFVQFIALIYLSYIKKQMSEKELYKNYTMQELLDELDVIEAFENPGSALRVGEVTKKQSQLYNTLGVAAPTTL, from the coding sequence ATGAGTTTAGTATATGTAACCAACAAGAAGAACGGCACTACCTATGTTTACGAATCAACAAACTATTGGGATAAAGAAAAGAAACAGTCGCGCAGCAAGCGTGTCTGCATCGGAAAACTGGACGAAGCTGGGAACCTGGTTCCCTCTAAGCGGTTGGCTATGCCGCCGGCATTAGCACCTGCAAAGCAAGGGCCGATACCATCAACCGTCATGAAACGAAGCTTCTACGGTGCGACCTATCTGTTTGACAAAATCGGTAAACTGCTTGGTATTACAGCCGATCTAAAAGTTTGCTTTCCTGAAAGCTATAAGCAGATACTCTCGATTGCCTACTTCTTGATTTTGGAAGACCGCAATACGATGCTTCGTTTTCCAAAGTGGGATCGTACCCATTCCCATCCTTACGGCAGCTGTATTCCCTCACAAAGAAGCAGCGATCTGTTTGCCTCGGTTACGGAAGAAGCTAAAAATCGTTTTTTCAGCCTACAGGCTAAGCGACGAACGGAGAATGAATATTGGGCTTATGATACTACCAGTGTTTCCTCCTATTCAGAAGCCCTTAAGCAAGTCAAATACGGTATCAACAAGGACCACGATCCGCTTGCGCAGATCAATCTTGCTTTGTTGTTTGGTGAAGAATCTGGATTGCCGTTTTACTACCGCAAGTTAGCAGGCAATATAAGCGATGTCAAAACAGTGAAGCACTTGCTTGCCGATCTAGGCAATCTTGGTTTTAGCAAGGTCAAACTCGTAATGGACCGAGGGTTTTACAGCAAGGAAAATATCGATGCCTTGTATCAAAATCATTTGAAATTTTTGATGGCCACAAAAGTATCCCTTAAATACGTGCAGGAAGAACTGAATAAGGTTCGAGATAACATCCGCACACGCGCTAATTACAATGCCAGCTACCAACTTTACAGCCATACTGCAACGATAGACTGGGAGTATTCACAGAAACGGCCGTACAAAGGTGATGTGATTGAAGGGAAACGGCGGATGTACCTGCATCTTTATTTTAGCGGTGAAAAAGCACTGGAGCACGAGAACCGTTTCAACGCGCTTCTTGATCGGCTCGAAGCAGAACTAGTTTCCGGGAACCGCAAAGCGGAACACGAAAAGCAGTACGCTAAATACTTCGAAATCACTTCAACGCCAAAACGCGGGACAAAGGTAACCCCCAAACAAAAAGCCATTACCCAAGCGGAAAAAGACTACGGATTCTTTGCCCTCATCAGCAATGAAATCAAGGATCCCATCGCCGCTTTAGATTTGTACCGTAACAAAGACATCGTTGAGAAAGCCTTTGGAAATCTTAAAGAGCGGCTGAATTTACGGCGCACAGCCGTTTCATCAGAAAGTTCGCTTGAAGGGAAATTATTCGTGCAGTTCATTGCATTGATCTATTTATCGTACATCAAAAAGCAGATGTCCGAAAAAGAGCTGTATAAAAATTATACGATGCAGGAATTACTGGACGAATTGGATGTCATTGAAGCATTTGAAAATCCAGGCAGTGCATTGCGAGTGGGTGAGGTTACGAAGAAGCAGTCGCAATTATATAACACCTTAGGTGTTGCGGCTCCGACCACGTTATAA
- a CDS encoding DUF2628 domain-containing protein, whose translation MVEKKCESCGAPIDVNAIECKYCGMAVEAQSNLNQSAQYQQQTNSTTYSSNYAYLKPYYQEQFQKMDADITYKGKWNWAAFFFGLFWGFSKGLWALALINVVVVLLFIDSNINFGLGFSLVWGFMGNNLYYHLKKNNKQFGQR comes from the coding sequence ATGGTAGAAAAAAAATGTGAATCTTGTGGTGCACCAATTGATGTAAATGCAATAGAATGTAAATATTGTGGGATGGCAGTAGAAGCGCAATCTAATCTGAATCAGTCTGCTCAGTATCAACAACAAACGAATAGTACTACTTATAGTTCAAACTATGCCTATCTTAAGCCGTATTATCAAGAACAATTTCAAAAAATGGATGCTGACATTACCTATAAAGGAAAATGGAATTGGGCGGCGTTCTTTTTTGGTCTTTTTTGGGGTTTCTCAAAAGGTCTATGGGCATTAGCTTTAATCAATGTTGTTGTAGTACTATTATTTATTGATTCAAATATTAATTTTGGTTTGGGATTTTCATTGGTTTGGGGATTTATGGGCAATAATTTATACTATCATTTAAAGAAAAATAATAAGCAATTTGGTCAGCGATAA
- the arr gene encoding NAD(+)--rifampin ADP-ribosyltransferase — MDNQFDPNNKIIQLLLQGMGMEDSGKPEEASLLFSKAWSEAIDDFEKFIEAYYVARHQKNVSDKLKWFETSLQFALKVNDEAVKSAFPSLYLNIAKCYEALSDPDKAKKHVELSHSYKGTPSDPGPFFHGTRADLQVGELLTSKGESNYKSGLKMNHIYFTAVISGAGLAAALAKGDGPERVYIVEPTGDFENDPNVTDKKFPGNLTRSYRSQAPLKIVGEATDWLQQTPEELRRWQEKLADNKGEIIN; from the coding sequence ATGGATAACCAATTCGACCCCAACAACAAGATCATTCAACTGCTTCTTCAGGGGATGGGCATGGAAGACAGCGGCAAACCTGAAGAGGCCAGCCTACTGTTTTCTAAGGCCTGGAGTGAAGCGATAGACGATTTTGAAAAATTTATCGAGGCTTATTATGTGGCCCGGCATCAAAAAAATGTATCAGACAAATTAAAATGGTTCGAAACCTCTTTGCAGTTTGCGCTAAAAGTGAATGACGAGGCGGTTAAGAGCGCTTTTCCATCGTTGTATTTGAACATCGCGAAATGCTATGAGGCGTTATCCGATCCGGACAAGGCAAAAAAGCATGTTGAATTATCGCATTCGTATAAGGGTACGCCTTCTGATCCAGGTCCTTTTTTTCATGGGACAAGAGCAGATCTGCAGGTCGGTGAGCTGCTGACATCAAAAGGAGAATCGAATTACAAATCCGGACTTAAAATGAACCACATTTATTTCACGGCTGTGATCAGTGGGGCTGGACTTGCGGCCGCATTGGCAAAAGGCGATGGTCCTGAACGGGTTTATATTGTAGAACCAACAGGGGACTTCGAAAATGACCCAAATGTCACTGACAAGAAATTTCCAGGAAATCTGACCCGTTCCTACCGTTCGCAAGCGCCTTTAAAAATTGTTGGCGAAGCAACTGATTGGTTGCAACAGACGCCCGAGGAACTTCGTCGGTGGCAAGAAAAATTGGCCGATAATAAAGGCGAAATCATTAATTGA
- a CDS encoding SPFH domain-containing protein, which produces MAIIDVVKFNGIPNRDWLVYRYPGNNFNNGTQLIVGEGQIAVFVRGGKALDYFSPGTYTLETNNIPLLNTVINIPYGGRTPFSAEIFFINNTSKMDVLWGTTDPISLIDPKYRVLLRVRTFGQFAIRITDYRVFMTQLIGALGNSQVIKYDLVIKFFKGVVVTKVKTIIAKLIIDQQTSVLEIAPYLEDISTKVKEQLYEEFERFGIEIVNFFISSINFPDEDFHVINNILGEKAAFDIIGEDHYTIQRTFDVMQTAAGNEGGNLTTAGIGLGLGAGAGIAVGNNFTNVASDAINTSANSKTCQTCGSLNTKDVKFCSSCGENLVTKKKECFSCKAFVDDNVKFCPNCGRSLQKKICPNCHHENMPGVKFCCQCGTKLEG; this is translated from the coding sequence GTTGGTATACCGTTATCCAGGGAATAATTTCAATAATGGAACACAACTGATTGTAGGTGAAGGCCAAATTGCAGTATTTGTTAGGGGTGGAAAAGCGTTAGATTATTTTTCACCAGGAACGTATACTCTGGAAACTAATAACATTCCGTTGCTAAATACAGTAATAAATATTCCTTACGGGGGAAGAACCCCTTTTAGTGCTGAAATATTTTTTATAAACAATACATCAAAAATGGATGTTCTGTGGGGTACTACTGACCCAATTAGCTTGATTGATCCCAAATATAGAGTTTTATTGAGAGTGCGTACTTTTGGACAATTTGCCATTAGAATTACTGATTATAGAGTATTCATGACCCAACTAATAGGGGCTTTAGGGAATAGCCAAGTTATAAAATATGATCTCGTTATTAAATTTTTCAAAGGGGTCGTTGTAACAAAAGTTAAAACAATAATTGCTAAACTAATAATCGACCAGCAAACTTCTGTACTCGAAATAGCTCCTTATTTAGAGGACATTTCAACAAAGGTGAAAGAACAACTGTACGAAGAGTTTGAAAGGTTTGGAATCGAAATCGTCAATTTTTTCATCTCTTCAATTAATTTCCCAGATGAAGATTTTCACGTAATCAATAATATACTTGGAGAAAAAGCTGCTTTTGATATTATTGGCGAGGATCATTATACAATTCAACGAACTTTTGATGTAATGCAGACGGCAGCTGGAAATGAAGGGGGGAATCTTACAACAGCGGGCATTGGATTAGGCCTTGGCGCTGGAGCAGGAATTGCCGTAGGAAATAATTTTACAAATGTTGCAAGTGACGCGATAAACACGTCAGCAAACAGTAAAACATGCCAAACGTGTGGATCTTTAAATACGAAAGATGTGAAATTTTGCTCTAGTTGTGGAGAAAATCTTGTAACAAAGAAAAAGGAATGTTTCTCGTGTAAAGCTTTTGTCGATGATAATGTGAAATTTTGCCCCAATTGTGGTAGATCATTACAAAAAAAAATATGTCCAAACTGTCATCATGAGAATATGCCAGGAGTGAAGTTCTGTTGCCAATGTGGGACTAAATTGGAGGGGTAA
- a CDS encoding DUF5067 domain-containing protein: MKNVYWVILSVVLVLGACSTGEAEGGSQKSNTNVSVTEVAPSTSETNSVDENDKVYFINGLEYSIPESWTEKISSETQKFYYPEDGALMIDYVKSDGSFTNEESRLQFINGVISGFDSYESESISESEITVAGARAYQYDMNATISGQEYKFTLVLFDYFNGLTSLYMGTLRDSDKDYSKEFENILSSISISDGFLEAQAQAQEEAEAQAIADAQINDETKIVLGRPITIGDYVVTVQSIGKGTDYEGNNILVINYDFTNNSDTEQMASFAVNFTAYQNGIETDSFLMSDDIDLGIGQKKIKPGTTITGVQTGAVLEDDSVLTIELDELISFDEVVFTIEVDPASL; encoded by the coding sequence ATGAAGAACGTTTATTGGGTTATATTGAGTGTTGTGTTGGTTCTGGGTGCTTGCTCAACGGGTGAGGCTGAAGGGGGTAGTCAAAAAAGCAATACGAATGTTAGTGTAACGGAAGTAGCACCGTCAACATCCGAAACAAACAGCGTAGATGAAAATGATAAAGTATATTTTATAAATGGTTTGGAGTACTCAATTCCTGAAAGTTGGACTGAAAAGATATCTTCTGAAACACAAAAATTTTACTATCCTGAAGATGGCGCGTTAATGATAGATTATGTGAAATCAGATGGTAGTTTTACAAATGAAGAATCAAGATTACAATTTATAAATGGTGTCATTTCTGGGTTTGATTCATACGAATCCGAGTCGATTTCTGAGTCAGAAATTACGGTTGCCGGTGCTAGGGCCTACCAGTATGATATGAATGCAACAATATCCGGTCAAGAATATAAATTTACTTTAGTCCTTTTCGATTATTTTAACGGATTAACCAGTTTGTACATGGGCACATTAAGAGATTCAGATAAAGATTACAGCAAGGAATTTGAAAATATACTTAGTTCGATAAGTATTTCTGATGGATTTTTAGAAGCTCAAGCACAAGCTCAGGAAGAAGCAGAAGCTCAAGCAATCGCTGATGCCCAAATTAATGATGAGACAAAGATTGTCCTTGGCAGACCAATTACCATTGGTGATTATGTAGTTACTGTACAGTCAATTGGAAAAGGAACAGATTACGAAGGAAATAATATTCTAGTAATTAACTATGATTTTACGAATAACAGTGACACCGAGCAAATGGCAAGTTTTGCGGTCAATTTTACTGCTTACCAGAATGGAATAGAAACAGATAGTTTCCTAATGTCTGATGATATTGACCTAGGTATCGGGCAGAAAAAAATTAAACCTGGGACTACTATTACAGGTGTACAAACAGGGGCGGTACTGGAGGACGACTCCGTATTGACGATTGAATTGGATGAATTAATATCCTTTGATGAGGTGGTTTTCACTATAGAAGTCGATCCTGCTAGCCTTTAA
- a CDS encoding helix-turn-helix domain-containing protein, whose product MGRNKKYVISLTDDEVRRLKSVLRKKTTTRTLKCRCQILLDLDEAHGKTLTHQQCAKSIGVCIATVHNVIKYYIDGGVENVLTVGRSVNSDNARRKIDGRAEAKLIEMACGPAPEGRSRWTLRLLEEKAKVELEIPVGKDAIGRTLKKTNYDLTRNNIGASRQKKTQHS is encoded by the coding sequence ATGGGCAGAAACAAGAAGTACGTTATCTCATTGACAGATGATGAAGTACGCAGATTAAAAAGTGTTTTGCGTAAGAAAACGACTACTCGAACCCTAAAATGCAGATGCCAAATTTTATTAGACCTCGATGAAGCACATGGGAAAACACTTACCCATCAACAATGTGCCAAATCTATCGGTGTTTGTATCGCGACTGTGCACAATGTAATCAAGTACTATATTGACGGCGGTGTTGAAAATGTTCTAACAGTCGGTAGAAGTGTCAATTCTGATAATGCCCGTAGGAAAATCGATGGACGCGCGGAAGCAAAACTCATTGAAATGGCCTGCGGCCCAGCCCCAGAAGGTCGTTCCAGATGGACCCTTCGCCTTCTGGAAGAGAAAGCAAAAGTTGAACTTGAAATTCCCGTTGGCAAAGATGCCATCGGAAGAACCTTAAAAAAAACGAATTACGACCTCACAAGAAACAATATTGGTGCATCCCGTCAAAAGAAAACGCAGCATTCGTAG
- a CDS encoding FRG domain-containing protein, which produces MSEQETYIQDFNDYIKWIISKNKLNEEVWFRGQRNDSWDLTPKLYRNAVMDSNMDSNVISRLKYKIPDFSKEFEEFKQSIQKIKGVDENLNDMQYLFLAQHHGLQTPLLDWSTDPLIALYFALDGYNDEDDIYPCIYVIRPEFINRHSFIVYEEENGHKNITTPVCVDDDILNEYSMEKIISNESPFNVIPLAIYSNVDFSHRISKQSGKFTVHGQINRLPSNRWYTTSVEGVSLAERIIIQKDAIPGLRKMLDIFNVNEDSIYRKAESELDSICLELDKKYQDLPRK; this is translated from the coding sequence TTGAGTGAACAAGAAACTTACATACAGGATTTTAATGATTACATCAAATGGATTATATCTAAAAATAAATTAAATGAAGAAGTGTGGTTCCGTGGTCAGCGGAATGACAGTTGGGATCTCACTCCGAAACTATATCGGAATGCTGTGATGGATTCAAACATGGATAGTAATGTAATTAGTCGATTAAAATATAAGATTCCTGATTTTAGCAAGGAATTTGAAGAGTTCAAACAATCAATTCAAAAAATTAAGGGTGTAGATGAAAATTTAAATGATATGCAATACCTCTTTTTGGCGCAGCATCATGGCTTGCAAACACCGTTACTTGATTGGTCCACGGACCCGTTGATAGCTTTATATTTTGCTTTAGACGGATATAATGATGAAGATGATATTTATCCGTGTATCTATGTTATTCGACCGGAATTTATTAATAGACATTCATTTATAGTATATGAAGAGGAAAATGGGCACAAAAATATTACGACGCCTGTTTGTGTTGATGATGACATTTTAAATGAATATAGCATGGAAAAAATCATCTCTAATGAAAGTCCGTTTAATGTTATCCCCTTAGCTATTTATTCAAATGTAGATTTTTCACATAGAATATCAAAGCAATCCGGAAAATTTACTGTTCATGGTCAAATTAATAGGTTACCAAGCAATCGATGGTATACAACTTCAGTTGAGGGGGTATCTCTTGCTGAAAGAATAATAATTCAAAAAGATGCTATACCTGGACTTAGGAAGATGTTAGATATTTTCAATGTCAATGAAGATTCAATTTATAGAAAAGCAGAAAGTGAGCTAGACAGCATCTGCTTAGAATTGGACAAAAAATATCAAGACTTACCGAGAAAATAA
- a CDS encoding AbaSI family restriction endonuclease: protein MDKVEYLIKTFSRTKRKDYENYILNAVWQKIDCLDLRPVTQQYVKGHDNEYYLIDLYFPQINVGVEVDEAFHKNNVESDLKRELTIEEKLSSIREESLFELKRVDATLPLKELSERIAIISAEVKEKVAEKKITHWDTDVAVKDQVMEKGYLSVDDFYRFRVITDVANQLFFKKYKGYQQASIKITIDDRPAHVWFPTISTEAKKEHSQWLNYLNENWSVIKEENIREDGKIVTNEVGELRAVFARMKDSFGKFSYRFIGNFELKTISEDRKSCEYHKVSDRLYIDYENEKLSMQAFI, encoded by the coding sequence ATGGACAAAGTTGAATATCTAATCAAAACCTTTTCTCGGACGAAGCGGAAGGATTATGAAAATTACATCCTGAATGCTGTTTGGCAAAAGATAGACTGTTTGGATCTAAGGCCTGTAACACAGCAGTATGTGAAAGGTCATGACAACGAATACTACCTGATCGACTTATATTTCCCCCAGATAAACGTCGGTGTAGAAGTAGATGAAGCTTTTCATAAAAACAATGTTGAATCAGATCTGAAACGTGAACTGACCATCGAAGAGAAACTTTCCTCCATTCGTGAGGAGAGTCTTTTTGAATTGAAGCGTGTGGATGCTACACTACCCTTAAAAGAATTATCAGAGAGGATAGCAATAATTTCAGCGGAGGTTAAAGAGAAAGTGGCAGAAAAAAAGATCACACACTGGGATACGGATGTAGCGGTCAAAGACCAAGTAATGGAAAAAGGGTACTTATCGGTTGATGATTTTTACCGTTTTCGTGTTATTACTGACGTAGCAAATCAGTTGTTTTTCAAAAAATATAAAGGATACCAGCAAGCGAGCATCAAAATCACTATTGATGACCGGCCAGCACATGTTTGGTTTCCGACTATTTCGACAGAAGCAAAAAAAGAGCACAGTCAATGGCTGAACTACTTGAATGAAAACTGGAGCGTCATCAAAGAGGAGAACATCCGCGAAGACGGGAAGATAGTGACAAATGAAGTCGGCGAATTGAGAGCAGTGTTCGCCAGAATGAAAGATAGTTTTGGGAAATTCAGTTACAGATTTATCGGGAATTTTGAATTGAAGACGATTTCTGAAGACAGAAAGTCTTGTGAATATCACAAAGTCAGTGATCGACTGTACATTGATTATGAAAACGAAAAGTTGTCGATGCAAGCGTTTATTTAA
- a CDS encoding IS630 family transposase, whose amino-acid sequence MPSKENAAFVACMEDVLDVYELPYDPQHPVVCMDEKPYQLLGESREPLPMRKGSDQKIDSEYVREGTCSIFIFTEPLGGVRHVNVRKQRTSVDWAEEIQYLVDIGYPNVEKITLILDNLNTHTLASLYRAFPPEEARRIARRLEIHFTPLHGSWLNIAEIELNVMTRQCLHRRIDDFEKLRSELAAWERERNTRSSKIRWHFTNNQAREKMASLYPKIEKSNI is encoded by the coding sequence ATCCCGTCAAAAGAAAACGCAGCATTCGTAGCGTGCATGGAAGATGTCCTCGACGTGTATGAGTTACCTTACGATCCTCAACACCCAGTCGTTTGTATGGACGAAAAACCCTATCAACTTTTGGGTGAATCAAGGGAACCTCTTCCTATGCGAAAAGGCAGTGACCAAAAAATTGATTCTGAATATGTGCGAGAAGGCACTTGTAGCATTTTTATCTTCACTGAACCACTGGGTGGAGTCCGACACGTGAACGTACGTAAGCAACGAACGTCAGTAGATTGGGCCGAGGAGATTCAATACCTTGTAGATATTGGTTATCCCAATGTTGAAAAAATCACTTTAATTCTGGATAATCTCAATACACATACACTCGCTTCACTCTACAGAGCATTCCCGCCTGAAGAGGCACGAAGGATAGCCCGCCGCTTAGAGATTCATTTCACGCCATTACATGGTAGTTGGTTGAATATTGCCGAAATAGAATTAAATGTTATGACCAGGCAATGTTTACATCGCAGAATTGATGATTTTGAAAAACTCCGTTCGGAGTTGGCTGCATGGGAGCGGGAACGGAATACCCGATCATCAAAAATCCGTTGGCATTTTACAAATAATCAAGCGCGAGAAAAGATGGCTTCGTTGTATCCGAAAATTGAAAAATCAAATATTTGA
- a CDS encoding DUF4230 domain-containing protein, protein MIVGAIGFFIYTNPEMFAEKTNKTSEAALVKESLVELSEWTTLKYEYENVIVSRTNKTFPLPGDNDIKYAETIKLIEYSGYLKAGTNLKEIQLTLDEETKQASVILPKSQVLDNVAETEKMKVEDIKGNILSDYPTQTIIDEINSNKKQLEEEKINQGFLKEADKRIKVMITDFFNSRGYVVSIEFH, encoded by the coding sequence ATGATTGTTGGGGCGATTGGATTTTTCATATATACTAATCCTGAAATGTTTGCTGAGAAAACTAATAAAACATCAGAAGCAGCTTTAGTAAAGGAAAGTTTAGTGGAATTGTCAGAATGGACAACACTAAAGTATGAATATGAAAATGTAATAGTAAGTCGCACTAATAAGACTTTTCCACTTCCTGGTGATAACGATATTAAATATGCAGAGACAATAAAGCTGATTGAATATTCTGGCTATCTGAAAGCAGGAACAAATTTAAAAGAAATTCAATTAACGCTAGATGAAGAAACTAAGCAAGCGTCAGTTATACTCCCAAAATCTCAAGTACTTGACAATGTTGCTGAGACTGAAAAAATGAAAGTAGAAGACATTAAAGGTAATATACTTTCAGATTATCCTACCCAGACGATTATTGATGAAATAAATTCTAATAAGAAACAACTTGAAGAAGAAAAAATAAACCAAGGATTTTTGAAAGAAGCAGATAAAAGAATTAAAGTAATGATAACTGATTTTTTTAACTCTCGTGGATATGTTGTTTCAATTGAATTTCATTGA